The nucleotide window TATGCTATCGGTTCATTGGTAACTATTGAGTTGTTTGTGAGTAAGAAAACATTATGACCGCCAGCATTAATCCACTTAAAAAAATCGTCATCCTCGGCGGTGGTACATCCGGCTGGATTGCAGCCTCCATGCTTGTCGCACATCTAAAGCGGGAGCTTTGCGAAATCGAATTGGTTGAGTCGGAAGACATTAGTTCGATTGGTGTCGGTGAATCAACAATACCACCGGTGGTTCGTTTGGTGACCAGCCTGGGAATCGATGAAGAAGAATTTATCCGCGAGACACAAGCCTGTTACAAACTCGGCATTAAATTTGTTGATTGGCGGACGAAGAACCAAACCTATTTTCATCCTTATGGCGCGCTGGGTAAACGCATCGGCTCGCAGGATTTTTATCAATGCTGGCTGAAAGCAACCAAAGAGGGCGAGGATTACAATCTGCAAGATTTTTCCCCCTGTGCCGTAATGGCCGCGCAGGAAAAGTTTTTCTTACCTTCGCAGGCAATGAATACACCGATTGGCGGCGCAGGTTATGCCGTGCATCTGGATGCTAAATTAGTCGCTGCCTATTTGCGTCGCTATGCTGAAGAGCGCGGCGTCAAACGCAGTGAAGGCAATTGCGTGAATGTGTTGCGTAAAGAAAATGGTTTTATTGAGGCGTTGGAATTATCGACGGGTGAAAAAATTGGTGGCGATTTTTTTATTGATTGTTCGGGTTTCAAAGCGCTGCTGATTGAAAAATCATTGGGCGTAGAATTTGAAGATTGGTCGCATTATTTACCTTGTGATCGCGCATATGTAGTGAAAACAGAAAAAGCGGGATCGCGCATGCCGTACACCACCGCAACAGCACGCAAATCCGGTTGGGGGTGGCGCATTCCATTGCGCAATGGCACAGGTCACGGCTACGTATATTCCAGTAAATTTTGCAGCGACGCTGAAGCCAAAACGACCTTATTGAAAAATTTGGATGCGCCGCGCATCAGCGATCCTCGCATGATTAGTTTCAATACCGGTCGGCGAAAAGAATTCTGGCGGGGCAATTGTTTGGCGTTGGGGTTATCGGGTGGTTTTGTCGAACCGCTGGAGTCAACTGCCATCCATTTAATTGCGCGTGGTATGGATTTCTTTTTGCGCTTTTTTCCTGATGCAGAATGCGAGCGCAGCCTGCAGCGAGAATACAATCGTCGCATGGCAGCCGATTATGAAGAGGTGCGCGATTTTATTGTGCTGCACTATTGCACGACCGAGCGCGATGACAGCGAATTTTGGCGCTGGTGTAAAACCATGGATTTGCCTGAGTCATTACGTGAGCGTATAGAGTTGTTTCGTGGGCATGGCATTTTGCGCGAAGACAATGATGAATTGTTTCGTGCGGCCAGCTGGCAATCCGTCTTTGAAGGAATGGGGATTCGCCCGCAAAAATATAATCCGCGCGTGGACAATCTGGATTACCAGCAGATCAGTGATACCCTGAAGCTTGCGCGCTCAGCCATCTTCAATATGGTTAAAAGCCTGCCCAGCCACGATGAGTATCTGGAGGAGCATTATGGAATGGTGACTGTCTCTGCAAAAGACTAATCGCTTTGGTTGGTGAACTCAGGCGTGAAATGCAGGTCAACATTAGCCGATCTTTTTGTATTGTGGGCGCGACTAAAACTTCAAGTCATTTACATTGCGGAATAAAAGTGGAATAAACCGATGGGCAAGGCCTTTGTTGTAGTGTTGATGATTTTCATTCTAGCTGGGTGCAGCAATAGCGGGCGCAGCTATGTCGATACCGAGATGACAGAAACCCTTGAGGTGGAAATCCTGCCTAATGCCAGCAAGATGTTTACCTATCGCCTGCGTTGGCCTGAAGAGCATATTCCCAGCCATATCCAGATTGCGCGCAATGGCAATAATCCTGAACGCGGTTTTGCCCAAGGCGGTGTTGATGTG belongs to Cellvibrio sp. pealriver and includes:
- a CDS encoding tryptophan halogenase family protein, translating into MTASINPLKKIVILGGGTSGWIAASMLVAHLKRELCEIELVESEDISSIGVGESTIPPVVRLVTSLGIDEEEFIRETQACYKLGIKFVDWRTKNQTYFHPYGALGKRIGSQDFYQCWLKATKEGEDYNLQDFSPCAVMAAQEKFFLPSQAMNTPIGGAGYAVHLDAKLVAAYLRRYAEERGVKRSEGNCVNVLRKENGFIEALELSTGEKIGGDFFIDCSGFKALLIEKSLGVEFEDWSHYLPCDRAYVVKTEKAGSRMPYTTATARKSGWGWRIPLRNGTGHGYVYSSKFCSDAEAKTTLLKNLDAPRISDPRMISFNTGRRKEFWRGNCLALGLSGGFVEPLESTAIHLIARGMDFFLRFFPDAECERSLQREYNRRMAADYEEVRDFIVLHYCTTERDDSEFWRWCKTMDLPESLRERIELFRGHGILREDNDELFRAASWQSVFEGMGIRPQKYNPRVDNLDYQQISDTLKLARSAIFNMVKSLPSHDEYLEEHYGMVTVSAKD